Proteins encoded by one window of Candidatus Neomarinimicrobiota bacterium:
- a CDS encoding T9SS type A sorting domain-containing protein translates to MKVVNGLLMLFLIITLVYPQQVPDLILQTNITEDYIDYLDSMETVFNDTILQSSNDESIMKAYIGIALIQLAKANIQANSSFTAIDSLGNRLENDLSIAIDITTETIYPLITAQNQDEFFDYLINFFNNGDYETFRDSLENLFLSVSQNIENIDSELYKFFNEVDLYFEEVGLSIDSVFNSTTDFDFVFKIMGSAYEDTVFIISRDFFNLLIDIDCIGTKIDSSFNDGFAKMDSIVDVENGDVAPAIVSFRTGLDYISLMIDTVKYMLNHQPFAPLELNVSGLDSLKSFIAEIDTLLGGKEYPIGDESEGKTIKPLAIIENMPGRSFEELFKDFYRAGEDLAYTFGGIFPNGITNNMYSMIKSDAVLYSEDDFEAFMARLDTLLNHWSQEPIEPDEHLGIGLIKLIKLLTDENIYADIENVLFYLEQGRIDSLLFYYDWENFNYSAEIKEIRYHIDQYINSGEVTNFVILVKDYDDDGHPYMIDADDNFEFIVLLKPQVKLVVNTVDLICNGLQQIADAAVDFYNEIDKIFILDLNPDELDFSEAESDSDIIAILERANPDFLTLTDYGRQKFIEIGDWLESAFGEISHFFENMHDLSVAVYPYQDDFGIDGDEFEFQMLMAKDITNAIYIDFKEPDSTITIDGERVNLSAWFDNPPTSFLQMWKDYVYGIDSTLGGLFPDRFKVGTVAEKPVPAEFKLSPIYPNPFNPVAFISFDLPKQSHVELTIVNLRGEIVVRLENNRLNAGRKTYIWKPDNLPSGTYICVLKADNRVFTRKLTLLK, encoded by the coding sequence ATGAAAGTTGTTAATGGACTATTAATGCTATTTTTAATAATAACACTGGTTTATCCACAACAGGTGCCAGATTTAATTCTGCAAACAAATATTACTGAAGATTACATCGATTATCTTGATAGTATGGAGACAGTTTTTAATGATACTATACTGCAAAGTTCAAATGACGAATCAATTATGAAAGCATATATCGGTATCGCTCTTATCCAGCTTGCAAAAGCCAATATTCAGGCAAATTCTTCTTTTACTGCTATTGACAGTCTGGGAAATAGATTAGAAAACGATTTATCTATAGCAATTGACATAACTACTGAAACTATTTATCCTCTAATTACAGCACAGAATCAGGATGAGTTTTTCGATTATCTAATCAATTTCTTCAATAATGGTGACTATGAGACCTTTAGAGATTCATTAGAAAATCTATTTCTCTCGGTCAGTCAGAATATTGAAAATATTGATAGCGAGCTGTACAAATTCTTCAATGAGGTCGATTTATACTTTGAAGAGGTAGGCCTCAGCATCGATAGTGTATTTAACTCCACAACGGACTTTGATTTCGTATTTAAAATAATGGGATCAGCCTATGAGGATACAGTATTCATCATATCTCGTGATTTCTTTAATCTACTGATAGATATTGATTGTATCGGCACGAAAATAGACTCTTCGTTCAACGATGGTTTTGCAAAAATGGATTCTATAGTAGACGTAGAAAATGGAGATGTAGCTCCCGCAATAGTATCATTCAGAACGGGACTGGATTACATTTCATTGATGATTGATACAGTAAAATATATGCTGAATCATCAACCTTTTGCACCGCTGGAGCTGAATGTTAGTGGTTTAGACTCTTTAAAATCTTTTATTGCTGAAATCGACACACTTCTAGGTGGGAAAGAATATCCGATAGGGGATGAATCTGAAGGTAAAACCATTAAACCATTAGCTATAATTGAGAATATGCCTGGTAGGAGTTTTGAAGAATTATTCAAAGATTTTTATAGAGCAGGTGAAGATCTGGCATATACTTTCGGTGGAATATTTCCAAACGGTATTACAAATAATATGTATTCAATGATAAAATCTGATGCGGTACTGTACTCAGAAGACGATTTTGAAGCCTTTATGGCAAGGCTGGATACTCTTCTCAATCATTGGTCACAGGAGCCAATAGAACCTGATGAACATCTAGGCATCGGTTTAATTAAACTTATTAAACTATTAACGGATGAAAATATATATGCCGATATTGAAAACGTCCTGTTTTATCTTGAACAGGGTAGAATAGACAGTCTATTATTCTACTACGATTGGGAAAACTTCAATTACTCTGCTGAAATTAAAGAAATAAGATATCATATTGATCAATATATAAACTCCGGTGAGGTCACAAATTTTGTAATACTTGTGAAAGACTACGACGACGATGGACATCCGTATATGATTGATGCAGACGATAATTTTGAATTTATCGTTTTATTAAAACCTCAGGTTAAACTTGTCGTAAATACGGTAGACCTTATATGCAACGGCTTACAACAAATCGCTGATGCAGCTGTTGATTTCTATAACGAAATAGATAAAATATTTATTCTTGATCTAAATCCAGATGAACTGGATTTTTCGGAAGCTGAAAGCGATTCAGACATTATTGCAATATTAGAAAGAGCAAATCCTGATTTTCTTACATTGACAGATTATGGAAGACAGAAGTTCATTGAAATCGGCGATTGGCTTGAAAGTGCTTTCGGTGAAATAAGTCATTTCTTTGAGAATATGCATGATCTTTCCGTTGCAGTTTATCCATATCAGGATGACTTTGGTATCGATGGTGATGAATTCGAATTTCAAATGCTAATGGCAAAAGATATCACCAACGCAATTTATATTGATTTTAAAGAGCCTGATTCAACTATTACAATCGACGGAGAGAGAGTCAATCTATCAGCATGGTTTGATAACCCACCAACAAGTTTTCTGCAGATGTGGAAAGATTATGTATATGGAATAGATTCTACACTCGGAGGTCTATTCCCTGACAGATTTAAAGTAGGTACGGTTGCAGAAAAACCTGTACCAGCTGAGTTCAAACTATCGCCCATTTATCCAAATCCGTTTAATCCTGTTGCTTTCATTTCGTTTGATCTACCAAAGCAATCACATGTAGAGCTCACAATTGTTAACCTAAGAGGGGAAATAGTAGTTAGACTGGAAAATAACAGACTGAATGCTGGAAGAAAAACTTACATCTGGAAACCCGATAACTTGCCATCTGGTACTTATATCTGTGTTTTAAAAGCTGATAACAGAGTATTTACAAGGAAATTGACGCTGTTGAAGTAG